From one Tetragenococcus osmophilus genomic stretch:
- a CDS encoding M20/M25/M40 family metallo-hydrolase, whose protein sequence is MTQINAEEIKRISDKNMDLFYDYLRLESVSAQGRQINQTAKAVQALIENIGGESEVLELKGAHPVVYGFFEAGQAGDSDKTLLFYDHYDVQPEDPLDEWNTEPFEPTIKDGILYARGVSDNKANFMARINAIEAYKNTEEGLPVNVKFFVEGEEEIGSPHVNDYLKAYSNLFAADVCIWESGSKDSKERLGISAGIKGIAYYEARVTSADIDMHSSLAAIADNSAWRLVQALASMRNAKNEITVDGFYDMMTAPTELEKNVLAEMPFDPNASKQTYGLKHPLITDQLPYSPEEALVFYPTLTISGLLSGYTGPGAKTILPRQAMAKIDVRLVPGYEPDKVTELLRQHLDKHGFEDVELNLITSVMPFRTNLEDPFVKTVIDSAKQVYGEDKVVLEPNSAGTGPMYGFGKYLNVPILGSGTEWEKSGAHAPNENIRLADFYQGVEHMVVLLDSYKHS, encoded by the coding sequence ATGACTCAAATTAACGCAGAAGAAATAAAGCGTATTTCGGATAAAAATATGGATCTTTTTTATGATTACTTAAGGTTGGAATCCGTCTCGGCTCAAGGAAGACAAATCAATCAAACTGCTAAAGCAGTACAAGCATTGATTGAAAATATCGGGGGAGAATCAGAAGTTTTAGAATTAAAAGGTGCCCATCCGGTTGTCTACGGCTTTTTTGAAGCTGGACAGGCAGGTGATTCTGACAAGACGTTATTATTTTATGATCACTATGATGTGCAACCGGAAGATCCATTAGATGAATGGAACACTGAACCATTTGAACCTACTATAAAAGATGGAATTTTATATGCTCGTGGTGTTTCTGATAATAAAGCCAATTTTATGGCGCGCATTAATGCCATAGAAGCTTATAAAAATACAGAAGAAGGCTTACCGGTTAATGTTAAGTTTTTTGTAGAAGGGGAAGAGGAAATTGGCAGTCCTCATGTAAATGATTATCTTAAAGCTTACTCCAATTTATTTGCAGCGGATGTTTGCATTTGGGAATCTGGAAGCAAAGATTCCAAAGAACGTTTAGGTATTTCAGCGGGAATTAAGGGAATTGCTTACTATGAAGCTCGTGTAACCAGTGCTGATATCGATATGCATTCCTCCTTAGCAGCTATTGCTGATAATTCAGCATGGCGCTTAGTACAAGCCTTAGCAAGTATGAGAAATGCAAAAAATGAAATTACCGTAGATGGTTTTTATGATATGATGACAGCACCAACAGAGCTTGAAAAGAATGTGCTAGCTGAGATGCCATTTGACCCTAATGCTAGTAAGCAAACTTATGGCTTGAAACATCCTTTAATTACAGATCAATTGCCTTATTCTCCAGAAGAAGCTTTGGTTTTTTATCCAACATTAACGATTAGTGGTTTATTATCTGGCTATACGGGTCCTGGAGCTAAAACGATCTTACCTAGACAAGCTATGGCCAAGATCGATGTTCGTTTAGTTCCTGGTTATGAACCTGATAAAGTGACAGAATTGTTGAGACAACATTTAGATAAACATGGATTTGAAGATGTTGAACTAAACTTAATTACCTCTGTTATGCCGTTTAGGACCAACTTAGAAGATCCTTTTGTTAAAACAGTGATCGATTCGGCTAAGCAAGTTTATGGCGAGGATAAAGTTGTTTTAGAACCTAACTCAGCTGGGACAGGTCCAATGTATGGCTTTGGCAAATATTTAAATGTTCCTATACTTGGAAGTGGTACTGAATGGGAAAAGTCTGGTGCTCATGCGCCAAATGAAAATATTCGCTTAGCAGATTTTTATCAAGGAGTGGAACACATGGTGGTTCTACTTGATAGTTACAAGCATTCTTAA